In Alosa alosa isolate M-15738 ecotype Scorff River chromosome 19, AALO_Geno_1.1, whole genome shotgun sequence, a genomic segment contains:
- the zgc:103755 gene encoding CAP-Gly domain-containing linker protein 4 isoform X4 produces the protein MNYFVMEYSRSKSTYLSHGPERDMTREDVVQEPSEGQGRYSSSLPCVERPIIHQVASAPLPSDGEFSFFDPNDPMCREVLQDPQTSVPELFAVLRQWVPQVQKNISLIGSEILKRGCGVNDRDGLTDMSLLHYCCKAGAPGIGDAERAAVFAKQLLLLGAEPSLRSRWTNMSALHYAAYFDVPQLIRVVLEASQPGEVDATCSDFDFGTALHIAASNLCTSAVKCLLELGANPAFRNERGQCPADVVPESVDMPLEMADAAAQAKELRVLLREALPRPCTPLPLLPSLPAGALTDKARVQLASMDVCLGDRVVVAGQKIGTLRFCGSTEFAGGLWAGVELQQPEGKNDGSVAGVQYFTCPQKHGIFAPLSKISKPSERPRVRPRLSSTPVRPPRLLDVSHVTSKVNTGVDDAPGGGEWLARREELELFLSPLFWKVLAEV, from the exons ATGAATTATTTTGTAATGGAATATAGCAGGTCCAAGTCCACTTACCTCAGTCATG GTCCTGAGAGGGACATGACCAGGGAGGATGTTGTGCAGGAGCCCTCGGAGGGACAGGGGAGGTACAGCAGCTCTTTGCCTTGTGTGGAACGGCCGATCATTCATCAAGTGGCCTCAGCTCCATTGCCCTCAGACGGGG aGTTCTCTTTCTTCGACCCCAATGATCCGATGTGTAGGGAGGTTCTGCAGGACCCACAGACCAGCGTGCCTGAGCTCTTTGCTGTACTGAGACAGTGGGTTCCCCAAGTCCAGAAGAACATCAGTCTTATCGGCAGTGAG ATCCTGAAAAGAGGCTGTGGAGTGAATGACAGAGATGGCTTGACTGACATGAGTCTGCTGCACTACTGCTGCAAGGCAGGAGCTCCTGGCATTG GTGATGCAGAGCGGGCAGCAGTCTTTGCTAAGCAGCTGCTCTTGCTTGGTGCTGAGCCCTCGCTCCGCAGCCGATGGACCAACATGAGTGCCCTGCACTACGCTGCGTACTTTGATGTCCCTCAGCTCATCCGTGTGGTGCTCGAGGCCTCCCAACCTGGAG AGGTGGATGCCACCTGCAGTGACTTTGATTTTGGCACTGCTCTGCACATCGCTGCCTCCAACCTGTGCACGTCTGCTGTGAAGTGTTTACTGGAGCTGGGAGCCAACCCTGCCTTTCGG AATGAGAGGGGCCAGTGTCCTGCAGACGTGGTTCCTGAGTCGGTGGACATGCCGCTGGAGATGGCCGACGCCGCAGCCCAGGCCAAGGAGCTGAGGGTGCTGCTGAGAGAGGCTCTTCCACGCCCCTGTACCCCCCTGCCCCTCTTGCCGTCCCTCCCGGCCGGAGCGCTCACAGACAAGGCCCGCGTCCAGCTAGCGTCCATGGATGTCTGCCTGGGGGACCGCGTTGTCGTAGCTGGACAAAAG attggcacACTGCGTTTCTGTGGTAGTACAGAGTTTGCTGGTGGTCTGTGGGCTGGTGTGGAGCTCCAGCAGCCGGAGGGGAAGAACGACGGCTCTGTGGCCGGCGTGCAGTACTTCACCTGCCCTCAGAAACACG GCATCTTCGCTCCCCTCTCGAAGATCAGCAAGCCCTCTGAGCGACCCAGGGTTCGGCCCCGGCTAAGCTCCACACCTGTCCGGCCCCCGCGTCTCTTGGACGTGTCTCACGTCACCTCTAAGGTCAACACAG GTGTTGATGACGCTCCAGGGGGCGGAGAGTGGTTGGCACGCAGGGAAGAGCTGGAGTTATTCCTGTCTCCTTTATTTTGGAAAGTCCTGGCAGAG GTTTAG
- the pcare1 gene encoding photoreceptor cilium actin regulator, translating into MGCSPSKGNHFAGAHSPFRRGRTLLPANQENAGESDNGASGSSSTAGETDGERHSWTSGERQANGLQDVTIACPAKKPVNEGGSCSNKLEPQEIKVNVLSSQIKDKPGENQESGEKKAVKKTKKPIKGIKLGKKKEKDKKAPATETKVDFPELLVKAHQAAYGYLNPSITKYDVLLGLLDHAAQTQISLQPMVAFMLMRYEEINRGLEEIVEEGERLLKENGEHLAWPCQMKNLSTTSARTSASPSSPADPPPDLLQQLLQYTIQRMHLVSQSVSAVGDSALEEAVDYFTSVSDTLEEKLKVKRASEARLMRLLARVEAATLRKPGPEDSALFSEDSGIGAESESLAGSDRQRRRRESCESSGTNYTSASSPMGGNFTPVSKGTPTCKLTRKTSSNLSLNSIDSFCNFAKEQRDSEFLCSSASIDDDEREDGKDVDNHEGGECNSKKCPSASPLHACQQPRRLPSKRIENPQNIEMTLKMREAISGRIRFVPSSPKTSPKVKQTDSPKISRRQWNEEESMPKRPQTPTLRTPKKKTAVAKHRRTHSADSIRSKAEDPTLLELARTQKDLTQRLDQMSKAEGNLRNSAAKQGKGKTQPSSPSAPVRLRPLQKTPQSPSKSPKKTGHGNSLTKEREIQKDHGNSSTKDREIQKDHGNSSTQGKEIKTEIQKESGDCLDRNTETEDKILPKPTPSSPTLQKPTGLYRGRNSVKRLIDTFSHGVEEIKDTPENVKILGTLKGVMKCGIPIIPGLGGTATVLTIGNDNFRVDSRASDRADDVDLDDLPPPPPEVLMDNSFENVQKSEPEEGGADRGHSPLLRRSIMSQKLRASMQSVTVLPSRGGMRLGSLSMLPPCPVQQEMSTTSAASHQESQQRDSNTCDAVPSTSISNSQSTATSTSKTRMLPSTPVTSCSLQRRLPSPHVFKRQPTPPSSASPPVTRKLPQTPPPVSQRRHPSPSAPRQDGTLTSTSIYPIKAPSPPASPKVQRWLRENSSAIRQDGSPVSMSTYPIKAPSPPASPKVQRWSRENSSDDSMSSSRIFSNARSVFCPASPSLFEAKPCPLPRPPQAWTSTREAAISSLWGDRGRHPVAVHGPKPFIRRSHSDRRPSLNYPPRGQAVSYAETCGSEPAIACQGLEDGPIKDSDRWDHHSDLGGATRSASHPDLCIIGQSLHRE; encoded by the exons ATGGGCTGCTCCCCATCCAAAGGAAACCATTTTGCTGGCGCACACAGTCCTTTCCGGAGAGGAAGGACTCTTCTGCCCGCCAACCAAGAAAATGCAGGTGAGTCTGACAATGGGGCAAGTGGAAGCTCTTCCACTGCTGGagaaacagatggagagagacattCTTGGACCAGTGGGGAGAGGCAGGCAAATGGTCTGCAAGATGTCACGATAGCATGCCCAGCAAAGAAGCCTGTAAATGAAGGGGGGAGCTGCTCGAACAAACTTGAACCTCAGGAAATCAAAGTAAATGTTTTATCATCTCAAATAAAGGATAAGCCAGGGGAAAATCAAGAATCAGGTGAGAAAAAAGCTGTTAAGAAAACGAAAAAGCCCATCAAAGGAATTAAACTGGgtaagaagaaagagaaagacaaaaaagctCCTGCCACTGAGACAAAAGTGGACTTTCCAGAGTTGCTGGTGAAAGCCCACCAGGCTGCCTATGGTTACCTTAACCCCAGTATAACCAAATATGACGTCTTGCTTGGACTTTTGGACCACGCCGCTCAAACTCAGATTTCGTTGCAGCCCATGGTGGCTTTCATGCTCATGCGCTACGAGGAGATCAACAGAGGGCTGGAGGAAATagtggaggaaggagagagacttCTCAAAGAAAACGGAGAACATCTGGCTTGGCCTTGCCAAATGAAAAATCTCTCAACCACTTCTGCCAGAACAAGcgcttccccctcctcccccgcaGACCCCCCTCCAGATCTATTACAGCAGCTTCTGCAGTACACCATTCAAAGGATGCATCTCGTCAGCCAATCAGTGAGTGCAGTGGGGGATTCAGCACTGGAAGAGGCCGTGGATTACTTTACTTCAGTGTCTGACACACTGGAAGAGAAACTGAAGGTCAAACGTGCATCCGAGGCTCGGCTCATGCGACTGTTGGCACGCGTGGAAGCTGCCACGCTCCGCAAACCAGGCCCGGAGGACTCGGCGCTGTTCAGTGAGGACAGTGGGATCGGCGCTGAGAGCGAGTCATTGGCTggatcagacagacagagacgcCGCCGTGAGAGCTGTGAGTCCAGTGGGACCAACTACACGTCAGCAAGCAGCCCAATGGGTGGCAACTTTACTCCAGTCTCCAAGGGAACTCCAACGTGCAAACTCACGCGTAAAACAAgttccaatctctctctcaactccaTAGACTCTTTTTGTAATTTTGCAAAGGAGCAAAGAGACTCTGAATTTCTTTGCAGCTCTGCCTCAATAgatgatgatgagagagaggatgggaaaGATGTAGATAATCACGAAGGAGGAGAATGTAATAGCAAGAAGTGCCCAAGCGCCTCCCCATTGCATGCTTGCCAACAGCCACGTCGTTTACCTTCTAAACGTATAGAAAATCCACAAAATATAGAAAtgacattgaaaatgagggagGCCATTAGTGGGCGGATCAGATTTGTACCATCATCACCGAAGACCAGTCCAAAGGTAAAGCAGACAGACAGTCCAAAAATTAGTCGCCGACAGTGGAATGAAGAGGAGTCCATGCCAAAACGACCCCAAACACCCACACTTCGGACACCAAAGAAAAAGACAGCAGTGGCAAAACATCGGCGGACCCATTCTGCGGACTCAATTCGTAGCAAAGCTGAGGACCCCACACTGCTGGAGTTGGCGAGGACTCAGAAGGACTTGACTCAGAGACTTGACCAGATGAGTAAGGCTGAGGGGAACCTTAGAAACAGTGCTGCTAAACAAGGAAAGGGGAAGACCCAGCCAAGCTCACCGTCAGCACCTGTTCGTTTACGCCCTTTGCAGAAGACCCCACAGAGTCCATCAAAATCCCCTAAAAAAACAGGCCATGGAAACAGTTTGACTAAAGAAAGGGAGATACAAAAGGATCATGGAAACAGTTCAACTAAAGACAGGGAAATCCAAAAGGATCATGGAAACAGTTCAACTCAGGGAAAAGAGATAAAAACGGAGATACAAAAGGAATCAGGTGACTGTCTGGATAGAAATACTGAAACAGAAGACAAGATCCTCCCAAAACCAACTCCTTCAAGCCCAACACTACAAAAGCCCACTGGGCTGTACAGGGGCAGAAATTCTGTGAAAAGATTAATAGACACATTCAGCCATGGAGTTGAGGAGATTAAAGATACACCAGAAAATGTCAAAATCCTCGGCACTCTGAAGGGTGTGATGAAGTGTGGCATTCCTATCATTCCTGGATTAGGGGGCACAGCCACAGTGCTCACAATTGGGAATGATAACTTCCGAGTGGACTCGAGAGCCTCTGACCGAGCGGATGATGTTGACCTTGATGAcctgcctccccctccccctgaggTACTTATGGATAACTCTTTTGAAAACGTCCAAAAATCAGAACCTGAGGAAGGAGGGGCCGACAGAGgtcattctcctctcctcagaaGAAGTATCATGTCCCAGAAGCTACGTGCTTCCATGCAGTCAGTGACAGTGCTACCCAGTAGAGGTGGCATGCGACTGGGTTCTCTTAGCATGTTGCCACCATGTCCTGTGCAACAAGAAATGAGCACAACATCTGCAGCCTCTCACCAGGAGTCTCAGCAGAGAGACAGTAACACTTGTGATGCAGTGCCTTCAACTTCCATAAGCAACAGCCAGTCAACTGCAACATCAACGTCCAAAACTCGAATGTTGCCCTCCACTCCTGTAACTTCCTGCAGCCTTCAACGAAGACTCCCTAGTCCCCATGTCTTTAAACGGcaacccacccctccctcttctGCTAGCCCTCCAGTCACACGCAAACTCccccaaacaccaccaccagtgAGCCAAAGGAGACATCCCAGCCCCAGTGCCCCAAGGCAAGATGGCACCCTGACATCTACCTCCATATATCCCATCAAGGCCCCATCCCCACCAGCATCCCCAAAAGTGCAGAGATGGTTACGGGAAAACAGCAGTGCTATAAGGCAAGATGGCAGCCCAGTGTCTATGTCCACGTATCCCATCAAGGCCCCGTCCCCACCAGCTTCTCCAAAAGTGCAGAGGTGGTCACGGGAAAACAGCAGCGATGACTCGATGTCCTCATCACGCATATTCAGCAATGCCCGGTCGGTGTTCTGTCCTGCCTCACCCTCTCTGTTTGAGGCGAAGCCTTGCCCGCTGCCCCGACCCCCACAAGCATGGACTTCCACAAGAGAGGCTGCTATATCTTCTCTTTGGGGGGACCGTGGGAGGCACCCTGTGGCAGTGCATGGACCAAAGCCTTTCATCAGGCGAAGCCACTCTGACCGAAGGCCCAGTCTGAATTATCCACCCAGAGGACAAGCGGTCTCCTATGCAGAGACCTGTGGGAGCGAGCCAGCCATTGCTTGTCAGGG GCTGGAAGATGGACCAATTAAAGACTCTGACCGATGGGACCACCACTCGGACCTCGGCGGTGCGACCCGCTCCGCTTCACATCCAGATCTGTGCATTATAGGGCAGTCCTTACACCGTGAATGA